The genomic window GGAGGGACAGAATACCGGTGATGACGGCCAGGTACGGGCCCATGCCGGACGGAATGACGTTGAGCAGCCATTCGGCCATGGCTTCGACCATGCCGGTGCCCTGGAAGACGCCGGTGAGGATGGCGGCAGCGAGGACCATGGCAACCACGGACACGATCGACGACGAGTGCCGAGCGATGGCTTCGCCCTGCTCCTTCACCTTCGGGAAGTTGACGGCGAGCGCGATCGACGCGGCGATCATGAACAGCACCGGGATCGGGAGAATGTCGATGACGAGTACGACGAGCAGGACCACGGTCAGGATTGCGTTGAACCACAGAAGCTTCGGGCGAAGGGTGTCGCGGTTCGGGTCGAGTCCGTCGATGAACTGGCCTGCGCCGCCGTCACCTGCAGAGCCGCTCGGAGGCGGCGTCGTGCCATTTCCACCGATTCCGCCGGATGCAGCTGCCCGCACCATTTCTGGTTCGTAGACCAGCTTTCCGATGCGGCGACGTTCCATGATGCCGAGGTGAACGGAGAACGCCAGCACGATGATCAGGCCCACGATCAACGACGGCACCATCGGAACGAACACCTCGGACGGTGAGATGCCGAGCGCTGATGCTGCGCGGACGGTGGGGCCGCCCCACGGGATGATGTTCATCGTGCCGTTGGCCAAGCCGGCGACAACCGTCAGAATGACCGGGCTGACACCGAGTTTCAGGTACAGCGGGAGCATCGCGGAGGTGACGATGATGAACGTCGTCGAACCGTCACCGTCGAGCGAGACGACCATTGCCAGTACCGCCGTGCCGACCACGAGCTTCATCGGATCGTTCTTGACGAGTTTGAGGATGCCCTTCACCAGAGGATCGAACAGTCCGACGTCGATCATGATGCCGAAGAAGATGATCGCGAAGAACAGCAACGCTGCGGTGGGTGCCAGCGATTTGATGCCGTCGGTGATCATGTCTCCGATCCCGAGGCCGGCGCCTGCCATCAGGCCGAACGCGACGGGTACCAACGTCAGCGCAACCACGGGGGTGGCGCGCTTCGTCAGAATCAGATACATGAAGACCGCAACCATGAGGAAGCCAAGTATCACGAGCATGGGTGTACTCCTTCTAGAGCAGGTGTGGTGCTTGAAGAGTCAGCTGTGGTCCGAGACGGGCAATGTCTCGTGTACGAATGCTGCTTGACCGCTGAGGAATCGAGTGAAATCGGAGCCGGTCAGCAGGGCTGCCCGCCAACCGTTTCTGGTGAGGATGTCCTGCCACTCGGGTGAGGCGTCGAGTGTCTCGATCCGGTCGATCCACTTCTCCGTCTGTTCTTGTGTCAGACCGGGAGGTGCGAGAAGACCGCGCCAATTTGCGAAGACGACGTCGACGCCTGCTTCGCGAGCCGTGGGCGCATCCACGACGGGGATTCGTTCGGCGGTGCTGATCGCAAGTGCGCGAACGGTTCCCGCTGCAATCTGATCGAGGTACTCGCTCACACCGGTGGTGGCGACGTCGACATCGCCGGTGAGCAAAGCCGGTAGGAGCTGCCCGCCGCCTTCGAACTGACGGTACGTCGATGCCGAGGCGTCGACGCCGATTGCTCGGGCGAGCAGGATGCGGAAGAGTCCGTCCGGCCCGCCCTCCGCCGACCCGCCGGCGAAGTTCAACTCGGATGGATCGGCTCGCCAGGCGTCGACCAGGTCGGTCATCGTCTGGATCGGTGAGCTCGACGGAACCAGAACGACTTCCGGCTCTTCGAGAATTTTGGCAATCGGGGTCGTGTCGGCGATGGAACGATCCGATTCCGTGGTTTCGAGAGCACCGATGAGGCCGAGTCCCATGACCATCGCGAGATCGGGATCGCCGCTCTCGAGGGCCAGCCGTCCGAGACCGACGACGCCGCCCGATCCGGGCAGGACGACGACGTCGTAGTCGGTGCCGTCGGTGTCCAACGCCTGAGCGAGGTTCCTGGCTGTCAGGTCGTAACCGCCACCGGCGTCGGAGGGGACGACGAAACGCACGCGATCGTTGCTCGACGAACCCGAGAAGACCGCAGGTTCGGTGCCGCACCCTCCTGCGAGAACCGCGACTGCGACGCACAGGGCGCTCGTCGCAGATCGGAGTCTCGTAGTGGGCATGAGAGGAGTCAACAACACTTTGTGATTGCGGTCACCCTTGCGGCCACAGTTTCTTTTGTGTTCATTGTGCTCACGCCGATCTCGGTTCGGGTTGGGAGGGCGCGACGTAGGGTCTTTTGGTGCGAAGAACCACGCTGGCCGCTCAGCTGCTCCGGCTGCAGCTGCTGATCGTCGTGGTCGTGCTCGTCGCAATCGGGGGGTTGTCGCTCGCTCAATCGTCCGCGGCGTTCCAGCGTGACGCTGGTAGGCGCGCCCAATCCGCTGCCGAAACGCTTGCGGCCAACCCCGTCGTACGGCAGTTGTTGCCGCTCGCGCAGCCGCGGATCCGGACCGGCCTGCAGAGCGCGGTCGAATCGGTGCGTGCCGTCTCGGGCTTGGATTACGCGCAGTTGGCGGGTGTCGACGGGGTTGTGGTGTTGTCCACAGTGCCCGAGCAGGTCGGCAGTGTGGTTCCTTCTACTTCCGGGTCGTCGTCGTGGGTGGGGCTGACCGACACCTCGTTCGGAAAAGCGGTCGAGGCACTGGTTCCGGTGATCGACGATTCGGGAACACTCGTCGGGACTGCCGTCGTGGGTGATCGTTATCCGTCGGCGCTCGATCGGTTCCTGCAGTCCGCGCCGAACCTGATCGTCTATCTAGCGGTGGCCTCGGTGTTGGGCGGAGCCGGATCGGTTCTACTAGCGCGCCGGGTCAAGCGCCAGACTCTGGGAATGGAGGCCAGCGAGATACTCGACCTGGTCGGCCAGCGGGAGGCGATGCTGCGCGGCCTGAAGGAAGGGGTCATCGCGCTCGACCCACATGGGCGCGTGTTGCTGATGAGTGAAAGTGCGCACGAGTTGCTGCACATCGATTACGGAAGCAAGGGCCGCACCGTCGACGAGTTGGGCCTGACGGATCGGTTGCGAGATGTGCTGCTCGGTACCGAGACCACTCCCGACGAGATAGTCCTGGTCGGCGACCGAATTCTGGTGCTGAACACCGTTCCGGTCGTCTCCGACGGGAAGGCGGTCGGAACCGTCACCACGTTCCGTGACCGCACCGAACTGACCGACATCGAGGAAGAGCTGGGCGTGACCAAGACCGGTTCGACCGCGCTGCGCGAACACATCCACGAGTTCGACAATCAGCTCCACACCATTTCGGGCCTCGTTCAACTGCACGAGTACGACGAGGTGGTCCGCTACGTCGACGGGCTTACGGCCAGGCGTGAGGACGCGACATCCGCGGTCACGGACTCCGTCGGCGACGTCGGGGTGGCTGCGCTGCTGATCGCGAAAATCGGTGCAGCGGCGCACCGTTCGGTGACCGTGGAGATCGTCGACGGTTCCTCCTTGGGGCACCACGGTGGGGCGTTGTCGCGTGATCTCTGCACGGTACTGGGCAATCTGGTCGACAATGCGGTGACGGCATGCGAAAGCAGGGTTCGCATCTCGTTACGTGAGGGTGAAGAAGGCGTCGTTGTAGAGGTACTCGACGACGGACCTGGTGTGCCGCCGTCCGATGTACCCCGGATATTCGAGCAAGGGTGGAGCACCAGAGGATCGGCCACCACGGGCAATGGGTTCGGCCTGGCTCTCGTTCGGTTGGCGTGCCGGCGGCGAGGCGGGGACGTGTCGGTCGGGTCCGAAGGCGGGTGGACGGTGTTTCGTGCGGTGATGAAGGAGCAGCAGTGATACGGGTTCTCGTCGTGGACGACGACTTCATGGTGGCGAAGGTGCATGCCGGATTCGTCGGCAAGACGGACGGTTTCGAAGTGTGCGGAGTCGCGCACACCCCGGAGTCGGCGGTGGGCGCGGTGTCCTCGTTGCGGCCGGATCTCGTGCTGCTCGATGTCCATTTGCCGGGCGTGAGCGGACTCGACCTCATCGGCCGATTCCGTGAGGAGGTGCCTGACCTGGACGTTCTGGTCATCACGAGCGAGCGTGAAGTCGCTTCGGTGCAGAAGGCTCTTCGAAGCGGGGTGGTGCACTACCTGATCAAACCGTTCAAATTCGCTGTGCTGCATGATCGTTTGGTTCAGTACCGCACCACCCGGCAGTCGTTGGGTGCGGTCGACGAGGCGGAGCAAGCTGCGGTCGACAAGGCGTTCGGCATCGCCGGCACCAGCGCGGATCTGCCGAAGGGGTTGAGTCGAGTCACCCTCGAGTTGGTCGAGGACCGGTTGAAAGGCGTCGAGCAACCAGTATCGGCGTCGGAATTATCTGAGCTGTCCGGTATTTCGCGTTCCAGTGCCCGCCGGTATCTCGAATACCTTGCAAGTATCGGCACGGTCGACGTGTCGCTGGACTACGGGAATGTCGGGCGGCCCGAGCGACTGTACAGAAGGCGGTAGATCACCGTGCCCACAGTCGCGCGTCTGTTCGCCGTCACCGTCGATTGCCCGGATCCTTTGTCGCTTGCGAACTTCTACCGGGAGTTTCTCGGCGGTGAGCTGCGCTCGTCGAACCCGGATTTCGTTGTCCTGACCACCGACGGCTCCGTACGCCTGGACTTCCAGCGCGTCGACAACCACCGTCCGCCGGAGTGGCCCGACAGCGGCGCACCACGACGATTGCATCTCGACTTCGTTGTAGGTGATCTCGAACAGGTGGCGCAGTTGCTCGTGGGACTGGGCGCCACCCGCGCCTCCCATCAGCCGGGCAGTGGGCGGTTCCTGGTGATGCTCGACCCGGCCGGGCATCCGCTGTGTTTGTCGACCGAGTGCAACTGAGCGGCGGAGTTTTGAGGTAGTGGCGTCGTCAGCTT from Rhodococcus sp. P1Y includes these protein-coding regions:
- a CDS encoding CitMHS family transporter; amino-acid sequence: MLVILGFLMVAVFMYLILTKRATPVVALTLVPVAFGLMAGAGLGIGDMITDGIKSLAPTAALLFFAIIFFGIMIDVGLFDPLVKGILKLVKNDPMKLVVGTAVLAMVVSLDGDGSTTFIIVTSAMLPLYLKLGVSPVILTVVAGLANGTMNIIPWGGPTVRAASALGISPSEVFVPMVPSLIVGLIIVLAFSVHLGIMERRRIGKLVYEPEMVRAAASGGIGGNGTTPPPSGSAGDGGAGQFIDGLDPNRDTLRPKLLWFNAILTVVLLVVLVIDILPIPVLFMIAASIALAVNFPKVKEQGEAIARHSSSIVSVVAMVLAAAILTGVFQGTGMVEAMAEWLLNVIPSGMGPYLAVITGILSLPFTFFMTNDAFYFGILPVLSETAAQYGIEPVEMARASITGQAFHLQSPLVPAILLLVTLAGVSLADHHKKVLWRAAVVSLSMLVVGVALGQIPFG
- a CDS encoding Bug family tripartite tricarboxylate transporter substrate binding protein; this translates as MPTTRLRSATSALCVAVAVLAGGCGTEPAVFSGSSSNDRVRFVVPSDAGGGYDLTARNLAQALDTDGTDYDVVVLPGSGGVVGLGRLALESGDPDLAMVMGLGLIGALETTESDRSIADTTPIAKILEEPEVVLVPSSSPIQTMTDLVDAWRADPSELNFAGGSAEGGPDGLFRILLARAIGVDASASTYRQFEGGGQLLPALLTGDVDVATTGVSEYLDQIAAGTVRALAISTAERIPVVDAPTAREAGVDVVFANWRGLLAPPGLTQEQTEKWIDRIETLDASPEWQDILTRNGWRAALLTGSDFTRFLSGQAAFVHETLPVSDHS
- a CDS encoding sensor histidine kinase is translated as MRRTTLAAQLLRLQLLIVVVVLVAIGGLSLAQSSAAFQRDAGRRAQSAAETLAANPVVRQLLPLAQPRIRTGLQSAVESVRAVSGLDYAQLAGVDGVVVLSTVPEQVGSVVPSTSGSSSWVGLTDTSFGKAVEALVPVIDDSGTLVGTAVVGDRYPSALDRFLQSAPNLIVYLAVASVLGGAGSVLLARRVKRQTLGMEASEILDLVGQREAMLRGLKEGVIALDPHGRVLLMSESAHELLHIDYGSKGRTVDELGLTDRLRDVLLGTETTPDEIVLVGDRILVLNTVPVVSDGKAVGTVTTFRDRTELTDIEEELGVTKTGSTALREHIHEFDNQLHTISGLVQLHEYDEVVRYVDGLTARREDATSAVTDSVGDVGVAALLIAKIGAAAHRSVTVEIVDGSSLGHHGGALSRDLCTVLGNLVDNAVTACESRVRISLREGEEGVVVEVLDDGPGVPPSDVPRIFEQGWSTRGSATTGNGFGLALVRLACRRRGGDVSVGSEGGWTVFRAVMKEQQ
- a CDS encoding response regulator, with the protein product MIRVLVVDDDFMVAKVHAGFVGKTDGFEVCGVAHTPESAVGAVSSLRPDLVLLDVHLPGVSGLDLIGRFREEVPDLDVLVITSEREVASVQKALRSGVVHYLIKPFKFAVLHDRLVQYRTTRQSLGAVDEAEQAAVDKAFGIAGTSADLPKGLSRVTLELVEDRLKGVEQPVSASELSELSGISRSSARRYLEYLASIGTVDVSLDYGNVGRPERLYRRR
- a CDS encoding VOC family protein encodes the protein MPTVARLFAVTVDCPDPLSLANFYREFLGGELRSSNPDFVVLTTDGSVRLDFQRVDNHRPPEWPDSGAPRRLHLDFVVGDLEQVAQLLVGLGATRASHQPGSGRFLVMLDPAGHPLCLSTECN